DNA from Bradyrhizobium japonicum USDA 6:
GGCCAGAGCATGGGCTGCGGATGGATGGGCCCCGGCTCTGCGCAGCGGCACTTCGCGCCGCACCGCGTCCGGGGCACGAGAGCCTTACGCCTTCTTTGGCACCACGCGGAACGTCCCGCTCGCCCGTGCGATCACAACGCCGTCGGCCTTGATCAGGCATTGCGCGAAGCAGATCGTCTTGCCGGTCTTGATCACGTCGCTCTCGATCGAACACCACTGCCCGATCTCGGCGGAGCCGACGAAATCGACCGAGAGTGAGACCGTCACGAACGAAGTGGTCCAGTTCGTCACCAGCGCGCAGCTATAGCCCATGGCGTTGTCGGCAAGCGCGGCGATGAGGCCGCCGTGGATCAAGCCACGGCCGTTGGTGTGCGGCCTTGCCAGCCGGAGGCCAATAATGACGGCCTTGTCGGTGTTCTTCGCGTAAAGCGGCTCCCAGGGTTCGGTGAGAGGGCTCTTGCGAAACAACGGCTCGAAGCCGTCGGGAATGTCGGTGTCGATCATAGCGTGCCTCGCGTTGCTGGCTGGCGCCATTGAACGCGATCTGGATGACAGTTTCACCGCCTACAAAGTTTTAAACGGAATTTGCGCAGGTGTTTGAAATGAGCGGTGCCGTCATTGCGAGGAGCGAAGCGACGAAGCAATCCAGACTGTCGCCGCGGAAAGATTCCTGGATTGCTTCGCTTCGCTCGCAATGACGATGTGGAGAGAGCACGCGATGCCGTAGGGTGGGCAAAGGCGCGAAGCGCCGTGCCCACCGTCTCGCCTGGAATAGAGAAGAAGCGGTGGGCACGCTGCGCTTTGCCCACCCTACGGCACCAACGTCACAGTCCTAAAACGGCAGCCCCACATAGTTCTCCGACAGCGACGTCATCGCAGCCTGCGACTGCGTGACGTAGTCGAGCTCGGCGAGCTGGATGCGCCCGCCGATGGTGCCGGTGTCGGGAAATTTGTGCAGCATCGAGGTCATCCACCAGGAGAAGCGCACCGCTTTCCAGACCCGCGCCAGCGCCGTGGCGGAGTAGGCGTCGATGCCGGCGTTGGATTTCTCGTCGTAGAATTCGCGGAGTGCGTTCGACAGATAATGCGCATCGCTGGCAGCTAAGTTCAGCCCCTTCGCGCCGGTCGGCGGCACGATGTGGGCGGCGTCGCCGCACAGGAACATCGTGCCGAACCGCATCGGCTCGGCGACGAAGCTGCGCAGCGGCGCAATGCTCTTCTCGATCGAGGGGCCCGTGACCAGACTGTCGGCCGCCTCCTGGTCGAGCCGGCGCTTCAATTCGTCCCAGAAGCGGTCGTCCGGCCATTGGTCGACATGGTCGTCGAGCGCGCACTGCACATAGTACCGGCTGCGCTTGGTCGAGCGCATGGTGCAGAGCGCAAAGCCGCGGGCATGGTTTGAATAGATCAGCTCGTGGCTGACAGGGGGCGTCTCCGAGAGGATGCCGAGCCAGCCGAACGGGTAGATCCGCTCGAACTCCTCGATCGCCGTGGCCGGGACGCTGGTCCGGCTGACGCCGTGAAAGCCATCGCAGCCGGCGATGAAGTCGCAATCGATCGTGTGGGTGACCCCGTCCTTGACATAGGTGACGCGAGGCCGACTGCCGTCGAAATCGTGCGGCTGCACGTCCTTGGCCTCGTAGACCGAGGTGAGGCCCGCGGCCTTGCGCGCATTCATCAGGTCGAGCGTGACCTCGGTCTGGCCATAGATCATGACCGTCTTGCCGGTCGCGGCCTTCATGTCGATGCGGTGACGGCGGCCGGAAAAGGCGAGCTCGATGCCTTCATGCACCAGGCCTTCGGCATGCGCCCGCGCGCTGGCGCCGATCTGGTCGAGCAGCGCGACGGTTCCCTCCTCGAGGAGGCCGGCACGGATGCGGCCGAGCACGTAGTCCGGGCTCTGCCGCTCCAGAATCACATTGTCGATGCCGTATTGGTGCAGCAGTTGCCCAAGCAACAATCCGGCCGGCCCGGCCCCGATGATTGCGACTTTTGTCCGCAATACTTGCTCCTCCCGATCCTGTAGGTTTTCGCCGCGGCTCGCTTGTCGCGTCGGTCCGCGCAAGATAATTATATCATATAATCGTTGGGCAAAAGGGGAGTGCGCCCGAGCAGCGACAAATCCATGCAACATGGCTGACGTAGATGACGCGGCGGCACGCCGCGCCAGTTCCGGCTTGAATGCGCCGGCAAATTAGATAACATGTTAATTAATGAGACCGGGCCATCGAAGCCCGCCGTCGAAACAGGGAGAGACGACCGATGAGGAAAGCCTGTCTGGCTTTGCTGCTGGCAGCAAGCGTGAGCCCCGCGTTCGCGCAGGACAAGACCTTCGACCTGAAAGTCTCGCACTGGGTGCCGGCGTCGCATCCGCTGCAGAAATCGCTGGAAGACTGGGTGGCCGCGGTGAACAAGGATTCCGGCGGCACGATCACCGGCAAGGTGTTTCCCGCCCAGCAGCTCGGCAAGGCGTTCGACCATTACGACATGGCACGCGACGGCATCGCCGACGTCACCTATGTCAATCCCGGCTATCAGCCCGGCCGCTTCCCGATCGTCGGCGCCGGCGAATTGCCGTTCCTGATCTCGGACGCCAAGGGCGGCTCGATGGGGCTGGACGCCT
Protein-coding regions in this window:
- the pobA gene encoding 4-hydroxybenzoate 3-monooxygenase, with amino-acid sequence MRTKVAIIGAGPAGLLLGQLLHQYGIDNVILERQSPDYVLGRIRAGLLEEGTVALLDQIGASARAHAEGLVHEGIELAFSGRRHRIDMKAATGKTVMIYGQTEVTLDLMNARKAAGLTSVYEAKDVQPHDFDGSRPRVTYVKDGVTHTIDCDFIAGCDGFHGVSRTSVPATAIEEFERIYPFGWLGILSETPPVSHELIYSNHARGFALCTMRSTKRSRYYVQCALDDHVDQWPDDRFWDELKRRLDQEAADSLVTGPSIEKSIAPLRSFVAEPMRFGTMFLCGDAAHIVPPTGAKGLNLAASDAHYLSNALREFYDEKSNAGIDAYSATALARVWKAVRFSWWMTSMLHKFPDTGTIGGRIQLAELDYVTQSQAAMTSLSENYVGLPF
- a CDS encoding PaaI family thioesterase, with amino-acid sequence MIDTDIPDGFEPLFRKSPLTEPWEPLYAKNTDKAVIIGLRLARPHTNGRGLIHGGLIAALADNAMGYSCALVTNWTTSFVTVSLSVDFVGSAEIGQWCSIESDVIKTGKTICFAQCLIKADGVVIARASGTFRVVPKKA